A DNA window from Undibacterium sp. YM2 contains the following coding sequences:
- a CDS encoding DUF1800 domain-containing protein → MKTRLNLQHALAASALVLLSACSTTSQQQATDNSKLPPVGNTLSKAAVAPEALLNRLSWGSNPSTLQAMQAVGPDRYLDQQLRGRNATLPAAIQAQVDAMTISRQPFMDTMRDLEARRVASEQQKGTDDTLRKEYQQEMTRLAREAANRALLRDIYSSNQLQEQMSWFWMNHFNIHSGKHNIRAMLGDFEEQAIRPNALGNFRDLLRATVMHPAMLRYLDNEYNAVNRINENYARELMELHTMGVNGGYSQKDVQELARVLTGVGVSLNKDAPRMKPEQEKLYVRKGMFEFQPQRHDFGDKQILGQTIKGRGIAELDDVLLMLSRQPATARYVSQKLAQFFVADNPSRDLVEKMAQRFLQTDGDIPATLRTMFDSQEFVASLGKKFKDPMHYMLASVRLAYDGNTIVNTGPMLNWLNMMGQQLNGRQTPDGYALDESAWASSGQMTVRFDIARSLANGNPGLFKVDTPAPLATTAAAMPAASMTPSVAANGMQAPVMSTPAPATPVTAQATTPAAPAAPKPPPPALATSGYVKNWSKQFSPATQTALSQASTPQEWNALFLASPEMMRR, encoded by the coding sequence ATGAAGACCCGACTGAATTTGCAACATGCCCTGGCTGCCAGCGCGCTGGTTTTGCTGAGTGCCTGTAGCACCACTTCCCAGCAACAGGCAACGGATAACAGCAAACTACCGCCGGTAGGCAATACGCTGAGCAAGGCCGCCGTGGCACCAGAAGCCTTGTTGAACCGCCTGAGCTGGGGTAGCAATCCCTCTACATTGCAGGCCATGCAGGCCGTGGGACCGGACCGTTACCTTGACCAGCAGTTGCGCGGGCGCAATGCCACCCTGCCTGCCGCAATACAGGCACAGGTCGATGCGATGACCATTTCACGCCAGCCTTTCATGGATACCATGCGTGACCTGGAAGCACGCCGGGTCGCCTCAGAACAGCAAAAAGGCACGGACGACACGCTGCGCAAGGAATACCAGCAGGAAATGACGCGCCTGGCCAGGGAAGCTGCCAACCGCGCCCTGCTGCGCGACATTTACTCTTCCAATCAGTTGCAGGAACAGATGAGCTGGTTCTGGATGAACCATTTCAATATCCATAGCGGCAAGCACAATATACGTGCGATGCTCGGTGATTTTGAAGAACAGGCAATACGCCCGAATGCCCTTGGCAACTTCCGTGACTTGCTGCGTGCCACGGTCATGCATCCGGCCATGCTGCGTTATCTCGACAATGAATACAATGCCGTCAACCGCATCAATGAAAACTATGCGCGTGAATTGATGGAATTGCACACCATGGGTGTCAATGGTGGTTACAGCCAGAAAGATGTACAGGAACTGGCCAGGGTACTCACCGGTGTCGGTGTCAGCCTGAACAAGGATGCGCCACGCATGAAGCCTGAACAGGAAAAGCTGTATGTCAGGAAGGGCATGTTTGAATTCCAGCCGCAGCGCCATGATTTTGGTGACAAGCAAATCCTCGGGCAAACCATCAAGGGGCGCGGCATTGCCGAACTTGATGATGTCTTGCTGATGTTGTCCAGGCAACCGGCCACGGCGCGTTATGTGAGCCAGAAACTCGCGCAGTTCTTTGTGGCAGACAACCCATCAAGAGACCTGGTAGAGAAGATGGCGCAGCGCTTCCTGCAAACAGATGGCGATATCCCGGCCACCCTGCGCACCATGTTTGACAGCCAGGAATTCGTCGCCTCGCTGGGCAAGAAATTCAAGGATCCCATGCACTATATGCTGGCCTCGGTACGCCTCGCGTATGACGGTAATACTATCGTCAATACCGGCCCCATGCTGAACTGGCTGAACATGATGGGCCAGCAACTGAACGGCAGGCAGACACCGGATGGTTATGCCCTTGATGAAAGCGCCTGGGCCAGCTCGGGCCAAATGACGGTACGCTTTGATATTGCCAGGTCACTCGCGAATGGCAACCCTGGTTTGTTCAAAGTCGATACGCCAGCGCCGCTTGCTACAACGGCCGCCGCCATGCCAGCAGCATCAATGACACCATCAGTTGCTGCAAATGGCATGCAAGCCCCGGTAATGTCAACGCCGGCACCTGCAACACCTGTAACAGCTCAGGCAACAACACCTGCGGCACCGGCTGCACCTAAGCCACCACCACCAGCGCTGGCAACATCGGGCTATGTGAAAAACTGGAGCAAGCAATTCAGCCCGGCCACGCAAACTGCTCTGAGCCAGGCAAGTACACCGCAGGAGTGGAATGCCTTGTTCCTCGCCTCGCCTGAAATGATGCGCCGCTAA
- a CDS encoding DUF2076 domain-containing protein, which translates to MSPQETQVLQNFLDQLVKVQDSNKDVQALAMINEAVSKQPDAHYLLVQRALLLDQALANANQQIASLQTQLRDLQAQRSPAPAGNFLDPATTGWGNSASSRAQPAASYSVSGQALPPPLLASYMNAAAPVTAPVAAPASGFFGGGAGNVLGTVAATAAGVAAGAFLFQGIGHLMGGQQHVASTDNAAAQLNQGGGDLIPGYFDTGNTSATSTNTDSTAHTSPLADATPAESAFVDDSYFDGDDLDLA; encoded by the coding sequence ATGTCCCCCCAAGAAACCCAGGTTCTACAAAACTTTCTCGACCAATTGGTTAAAGTGCAAGACAGCAATAAAGATGTGCAGGCGCTGGCGATGATCAATGAGGCCGTCAGCAAGCAGCCAGACGCACATTATCTGCTGGTGCAACGGGCCTTGTTGCTGGATCAGGCTTTGGCCAATGCCAATCAGCAAATTGCCAGCCTGCAAACCCAGTTGCGTGATTTGCAGGCGCAAAGGAGCCCGGCACCGGCAGGCAACTTCCTTGACCCGGCTACGACAGGCTGGGGCAACAGTGCCAGCAGCCGTGCCCAGCCTGCGGCCAGCTACAGCGTCAGTGGCCAGGCATTGCCGCCACCTCTACTGGCAAGTTATATGAATGCGGCAGCGCCTGTGACGGCACCAGTGGCAGCACCAGCGTCGGGCTTTTTTGGTGGTGGTGCTGGCAATGTACTGGGTACGGTGGCTGCTACTGCCGCAGGTGTCGCTGCGGGTGCATTTCTATTCCAGGGCATAGGGCATTTGATGGGTGGCCAGCAACATGTGGCCAGCACTGACAATGCCGCTGCGCAACTCAACCAGGGTGGTGGTGATCTGATACCCGGTTATTTTGATACAGGCAATACCAGCGCCACCAGTACTAATACCGACAGCACTGCCCATACATCCCCGCTGGCTGATGCTACGCCTGCCGAGTCGGCTTTTGTCGATGACAGTTATTTTGATGGTGATGACCTGGATCTGGCCTGA
- a CDS encoding YifB family Mg chelatase-like AAA ATPase encodes MSLAVLKSRALNGMDAPQVTVEVHLANGLPAFTIVGLPETEVKESKDRVRAALQNARFEFPNKRITVNLAPADLPKESGRFDLPIALGILAASGQIPGDALEQYEFAGELSLSGELRPIRGALAMTFAICKSQQHSAQEPAFILPRTNADEAALVSDAAIYPADSLLQVCAHFAGVDGEQRLARHRPASRPSRPKYADFAEVKGQLQAKRALEVAAAGSHSVLLMGPPGTGKSMLAARFPGILPTMTDQEALESAAVQSLTSGFSIEKWKARPYRAPHHTASAVALVGGGGTPRPGEISLAHRGVLFLDELPEFDRKVLEVLREPLESGHITISRAARQADFPARFQLIAAMNPCPCGYFGHSNGKCRCTPDIIARYQDRISGPLLDRIDMQIQVGALPHADLLKQADGEASASINARVETAFERQQQRQGKANNLLSTTEIDLHCQPDAQAGQLLRNAMTKLNWSARAYHRVLKVARTIADLAGSAHIATPHVAEAIQYRRALRDQ; translated from the coding sequence ATGTCCTTAGCCGTACTCAAAAGCCGCGCCCTGAATGGCATGGATGCGCCACAGGTGACTGTGGAAGTGCATCTGGCCAATGGCCTGCCCGCCTTCACTATCGTTGGCCTGCCCGAAACCGAAGTCAAGGAATCCAAGGACAGGGTCAGGGCCGCCCTGCAAAATGCCCGCTTTGAGTTCCCAAACAAGCGCATCACAGTGAATTTGGCACCTGCTGATTTGCCGAAGGAATCTGGCCGCTTTGATTTGCCTATCGCGCTGGGTATTCTGGCCGCATCCGGACAAATCCCCGGAGATGCGCTGGAACAATATGAATTTGCCGGTGAGCTATCCTTATCAGGCGAACTGCGGCCGATACGCGGCGCACTGGCAATGACGTTTGCGATATGCAAAAGCCAGCAACACTCGGCACAAGAACCCGCCTTCATATTGCCACGCACGAACGCCGATGAAGCGGCGCTGGTCAGCGATGCTGCGATTTATCCCGCTGATTCGCTGCTACAGGTATGCGCTCACTTCGCTGGCGTCGATGGTGAACAAAGACTGGCACGTCACCGCCCTGCCTCCAGACCCAGTCGCCCCAAATATGCTGACTTTGCGGAGGTCAAAGGCCAGTTACAGGCCAAACGGGCACTGGAAGTAGCAGCAGCAGGCTCACATTCGGTACTTCTGATGGGGCCGCCAGGCACGGGCAAATCGATGCTGGCAGCCCGCTTCCCCGGCATCTTGCCGACCATGACAGATCAGGAAGCCCTGGAATCAGCCGCAGTACAGTCCCTGACTTCCGGTTTTTCCATAGAGAAATGGAAGGCGAGACCATACAGGGCACCCCATCACACAGCATCTGCCGTAGCATTAGTTGGTGGCGGCGGAACACCAAGGCCAGGAGAGATTTCTCTGGCTCACAGGGGGGTGCTCTTCCTCGACGAACTTCCGGAATTCGATAGAAAAGTGCTGGAAGTTTTACGTGAACCTCTGGAATCTGGCCACATTACCATCTCACGCGCGGCGCGGCAGGCAGATTTCCCGGCACGCTTTCAATTAATAGCGGCCATGAACCCATGTCCGTGCGGCTACTTCGGGCACAGCAATGGCAAATGCCGTTGTACACCGGACATCATCGCCCGCTATCAGGACAGGATATCCGGCCCTTTGCTGGACCGCATAGACATGCAGATACAAGTCGGCGCACTGCCGCATGCGGACTTGCTCAAGCAGGCCGATGGCGAGGCCAGTGCCAGTATCAATGCGCGCGTAGAAACTGCTTTTGAGCGACAACAACAGCGCCAGGGCAAGGCGAATAATCTGTTATCGACCACAGAAATTGACCTGCATTGCCAACCGGATGCGCAAGCCGGGCAACTCTTGCGCAATGCCATGACCAAGCTCAACTGGTCAGCCCGTGCCTATCACCGCGTCTTGAAAGTCGCCCGCACCATAGCTGACCTGGCCGGTTCAGCCCATATCGCCACGCCACATGTAGCTGAGGCGATACAGTACCGGCGTGCACTTCGGGATCAGTAA
- a CDS encoding accessory factor UbiK family protein, with translation MDKQNFFNDMQAKISQAIENSPAKDIEKNVKAMMSQGFSKLDLVTREEFDIQAQVLAKTRAKLEALEARVAALEAQQKDD, from the coding sequence ATGGACAAGCAAAATTTCTTTAATGACATGCAGGCCAAAATCAGCCAGGCAATCGAAAACTCGCCAGCCAAAGACATAGAAAAAAACGTCAAGGCCATGATGAGCCAGGGGTTTTCCAAGCTGGACCTGGTGACGCGGGAAGAATTTGATATCCAGGCACAAGTGCTGGCCAAAACCCGCGCCAAGCTCGAAGCCCTGGAAGCACGCGTGGCCGCACTCGAAGCACAACAAAAAGACGATTAA
- a CDS encoding TorF family putative porin translates to MKKLVIAAAVATTFFGGFAQAEDAKPEAKPDNEVSFNIGVVSEYRYRAISQSRLDPALQGGADYVHNPSGFYAGTWLSTIKWTKDAGGGGDLEWDLYAGKKGEITKDVSYDVGVLSYVYPSNGLNKVAGFADANTTEIYGQVGMGPAYIKYSHSVTNLFGFIDSKNSGYLDLGANIELPEGYTLALHAGHQTIKNNGAYSYSDWKIGVNKEFFGVNFGIAALGTNAEKKLYVTPAGKFTGKTTLVLSAVKTF, encoded by the coding sequence ATGAAAAAACTAGTAATCGCCGCTGCTGTAGCCACAACATTCTTTGGTGGTTTTGCCCAGGCAGAAGATGCCAAGCCAGAAGCCAAGCCAGACAATGAAGTCAGCTTTAATATTGGTGTGGTCAGCGAATACCGCTATCGTGCAATTTCGCAATCACGTCTTGACCCTGCGCTGCAGGGTGGCGCTGACTATGTCCACAACCCTAGCGGTTTTTATGCAGGTACATGGTTGTCCACCATCAAATGGACCAAGGACGCAGGTGGAGGTGGCGATCTTGAATGGGATTTGTATGCCGGTAAAAAAGGCGAGATCACCAAGGATGTAAGTTATGACGTTGGTGTCCTGTCTTATGTATACCCCTCCAATGGCCTGAACAAGGTTGCCGGTTTTGCTGATGCCAACACAACAGAAATCTACGGCCAGGTGGGCATGGGTCCTGCTTATATCAAGTATTCACACTCCGTTACCAATTTGTTCGGTTTTATCGACAGCAAGAACAGTGGTTACCTGGACCTGGGTGCAAACATTGAGCTGCCTGAAGGTTATACGCTGGCCTTGCATGCTGGCCATCAGACCATCAAGAACAATGGTGCCTATTCTTATTCCGATTGGAAAATTGGTGTGAATAAAGAGTTTTTTGGTGTGAACTTTGGTATTGCAGCGCTGGGCACGAATGCAGAGAAAAAACTGTATGTCACACCAGCAGGCAAGTTCACAGGCAAAACGACACTGGTATTGTCTGCAGTTAAAACATTCTAA
- a CDS encoding P-II family nitrogen regulator: protein MKLITAIIKPFKLDEVREALSTIGVQGITVTEVKGFGRQKGHTELYRGAEYVVDFLPKTKIEAAVDDAIVDRAIEAIETAARTGKIGDGKIFVYDLQQVVRIRTGETGNDAL, encoded by the coding sequence ATGAAACTGATTACCGCAATTATCAAGCCTTTTAAGCTGGATGAGGTCCGTGAGGCTTTATCCACCATAGGCGTACAAGGTATTACCGTGACCGAGGTGAAGGGCTTTGGTCGTCAGAAAGGTCACACTGAGTTGTACCGTGGTGCCGAGTATGTAGTTGATTTCCTGCCCAAGACAAAAATTGAAGCTGCCGTGGATGACGCCATTGTCGATCGCGCCATCGAAGCAATAGAAACCGCAGCCCGTACCGGCAAGATTGGTGACGGCAAGATTTTTGTCTATGACTTGCAACAAGTTGTGCGTATCCGTACCGGTGAAACCGGTAACGACGCACTCTGA
- a CDS encoding ammonium transporter — MKKLLKNMLAGAALLVTVGFTSVASAQDASAKAEPAAASAASVTASASASAPAAAPAPAPASAAVVAPASAPAAAADPAAASAAAAPAPTPNKGDTAWMMVATLLVILMTIPGLALFYGGLVRSKNMLSILMQVFMIFAVIIVLWCIYGYSLAFTEGGRFIGSFDRLFLKGIWDPAKATFATAATFSKGVVIPEFAYVAFQATFAAITCGLIIGAFAERAKFTAVLLFVVLWFTFSYLPIAHMVWFWTGPDAIKDAATAATELVKGGFLQQKTALDFAGGTVVHINAAVAGLVGAYLIGKRVGYGKESMAPHSLTMTMIGASLLWVGWFGFNAGSALEAGDVAALAFINTLLATAAATVSWVFGEWMSKGKPSMLGGASGAVAGLVAITPACGFVGPMGALIIGLLAGIVCLWGVNGLKRLLGADDSLDVFGVHGVGGILGALLTGVFAAPSLGGQGIFDYVTNKMSADPYDIFGQVMTQATAVGTTIIWSGVVSFVAYKLVDLVVGLRVPEDEEREGLDITSHGESAYHS, encoded by the coding sequence ATGAAAAAATTGTTGAAGAACATGCTGGCGGGGGCTGCTTTGCTGGTCACTGTCGGTTTCACCTCTGTCGCCTCAGCGCAGGATGCCTCGGCCAAAGCTGAACCTGCGGCAGCTTCTGCTGCCTCGGTTACCGCGTCGGCCAGCGCTTCTGCACCTGCAGCGGCCCCGGCCCCGGCCCCGGCTTCTGCCGCTGTGGTGGCGCCTGCTTCTGCCCCGGCAGCGGCGGCTGACCCTGCGGCAGCCAGTGCTGCTGCCGCACCGGCACCAACGCCAAATAAAGGCGACACTGCCTGGATGATGGTTGCCACCCTGCTGGTCATCCTGATGACCATCCCTGGCCTTGCTTTGTTCTACGGCGGCCTGGTCCGTTCCAAGAACATGCTGTCTATCCTGATGCAGGTCTTCATGATCTTCGCCGTGATTATTGTTCTGTGGTGTATCTATGGTTATTCACTGGCATTTACTGAAGGTGGCAGGTTCATCGGTTCGTTTGACCGCCTGTTCCTGAAGGGTATCTGGGACCCGGCCAAGGCAACATTTGCTACGGCTGCGACATTCAGCAAAGGCGTAGTGATTCCTGAGTTTGCTTATGTGGCCTTCCAGGCGACCTTTGCAGCCATCACTTGCGGTCTGATCATTGGTGCTTTTGCAGAGCGTGCAAAATTCACTGCTGTACTGCTGTTCGTGGTCTTGTGGTTCACTTTCAGCTACCTGCCTATCGCTCACATGGTCTGGTTCTGGACTGGTCCTGATGCGATCAAGGATGCTGCAACTGCAGCAACTGAATTGGTCAAAGGCGGCTTCTTGCAACAAAAAACCGCGCTGGACTTCGCTGGTGGTACCGTCGTGCATATCAATGCCGCGGTCGCCGGTCTGGTTGGTGCTTACCTGATAGGCAAACGTGTAGGCTATGGTAAAGAATCCATGGCTCCACATTCCCTGACAATGACGATGATAGGTGCGTCGCTGTTGTGGGTGGGCTGGTTTGGTTTCAATGCCGGTTCCGCACTGGAAGCAGGCGATGTCGCAGCACTGGCTTTCATCAATACTTTGCTGGCAACGGCTGCAGCAACTGTGTCATGGGTATTTGGTGAGTGGATGTCCAAAGGCAAGCCTTCCATGCTGGGTGGTGCATCCGGTGCGGTAGCTGGTCTGGTTGCGATTACCCCTGCTTGCGGCTTCGTCGGTCCTATGGGCGCCCTGATCATTGGTCTGCTGGCAGGTATCGTTTGCCTGTGGGGTGTCAATGGCCTCAAGCGTTTGCTGGGTGCAGATGATTCCCTCGACGTCTTTGGTGTGCATGGTGTGGGCGGTATCCTGGGTGCCTTGCTGACTGGTGTGTTTGCTGCACCATCCCTCGGCGGTCAAGGTATATTCGACTATGTCACCAACAAAATGTCGGCTGATCCTTACGATATCTTCGGTCAGGTCATGACACAGGCGACTGCAGTTGGCACGACCATCATCTGGTCAGGCGTCGTGTCTTTCGTGGCTTACAAACTGGTAGACCTGGTAGTTGGCCTGCGTGTACCGGAGGATGAAGAACGTGAAGGTCTGGACATCACCAGCCATGGTGAGTCTGCCTACCACTCTTGA
- a CDS encoding DUF2288 domain-containing protein codes for MSNTDILRSKINLETAAYPWSELLRHFASGTVLVVQPGLDLVEVAFHMAEDHADVISALLEHGQMGKVSDEQAQAWLEQDAQHWTVVVKPWILVQERQK; via the coding sequence ATGTCCAATACTGATATTTTACGTAGCAAGATCAATCTCGAAACTGCAGCTTATCCCTGGAGTGAGTTATTACGTCATTTTGCCAGTGGCACGGTACTGGTCGTCCAGCCCGGCCTGGACCTGGTCGAAGTTGCCTTTCACATGGCAGAAGACCATGCAGATGTGATCTCTGCCCTGCTTGAGCATGGCCAGATGGGCAAGGTCAGCGATGAGCAGGCTCAGGCATGGCTGGAGCAGGATGCCCAACACTGGACTGTGGTCGTCAAGCCCTGGATACTTGTGCAGGAAAGACAAAAATGA
- a CDS encoding EAL domain-containing protein, with protein sequence MTLRRQLLLAISIIFFAVFLGLQILSVLTMRDYLQQQLASHAQDAATALSRPLEEALAKNDQTLANIQISTLFDRGYYKKIVVLDPAGKVLLHKELSAGKDYVPAWLPALFDLQTPPGEAFISSGWRQLGKVVVISHPAYAYDYLWRSMREMALWMFAMYLVVWGMTVVLLRIILGPLEKIEEVAIAIQAKNFRRIEVVPQTRELQRVVVAMNHMTERISSLLDEEIARAENFRREAFIDKVSGLENRHGFDLRFNHLLSEEGRFETAVIFVLEFDGLKEYNHQHGYQQGDILLADVATVVTEVFSKYSNILGRIGGASMAAVCIDVDQKTMQLLVDALQYRLNQVLLRASRQVSLAAGALVFGPAQTRGDIFSRADLAIEVMRQAGNGQISLTLMEDSEAVIAGSHGWRTLIHDALADHRWVLFAQPVMRLQLRQLVHHEVFSRLLDTQGNLVPANQFLPMALRHQLMPEIDQAVVTLVMEMLQKNRGTYKNIAINVSLQSMESKEFCEWLQARLKYSPELAALLSVEISEFACARDHAVTRKFVSVLRDLGVRFGVDHFGLDPHALNFIREVPPDYIKLDGGLVQEVATNDNSHAHLRAIVKFAQSLGIPLIAQNVESEASLQLLIADQVECGQGFYFGAPEKIVMAEAG encoded by the coding sequence ATGACGCTGAGACGCCAACTCCTTCTTGCCATATCCATCATCTTTTTTGCCGTGTTTCTTGGATTGCAAATCCTGTCTGTACTGACGATGCGGGACTATTTGCAGCAGCAACTGGCCTCGCATGCCCAGGATGCTGCCACCGCCTTGTCACGTCCGCTCGAAGAAGCACTGGCCAAGAATGACCAGACCCTGGCAAATATCCAGATATCGACCCTGTTTGACCGCGGTTATTATAAAAAAATCGTGGTCCTTGATCCCGCAGGCAAAGTGCTGCTGCACAAGGAACTGAGCGCGGGCAAGGACTATGTGCCAGCCTGGCTACCTGCCCTGTTTGATTTGCAAACCCCACCGGGTGAGGCTTTTATCTCTTCGGGCTGGCGTCAACTGGGCAAGGTGGTCGTCATCAGCCACCCGGCTTATGCTTACGATTACCTGTGGCGTTCGATGAGGGAAATGGCCTTGTGGATGTTTGCCATGTACCTGGTGGTCTGGGGCATGACTGTGGTCTTGCTGAGAATTATCCTGGGGCCGCTGGAAAAAATCGAAGAAGTCGCGATTGCCATACAGGCCAAGAATTTTCGCCGTATTGAAGTCGTGCCACAAACCCGCGAGCTGCAGCGTGTAGTGGTCGCCATGAATCACATGACAGAGCGCATATCGAGCCTGCTCGATGAAGAAATCGCCAGGGCAGAAAATTTCAGGCGCGAAGCTTTCATCGACAAAGTCAGTGGTCTCGAAAACCGTCATGGTTTTGACTTGCGCTTCAATCATCTGCTGTCAGAAGAAGGGCGCTTTGAAACTGCCGTTATCTTTGTGCTGGAGTTCGATGGTCTTAAAGAATACAACCATCAGCACGGCTATCAGCAAGGCGATATCCTGCTGGCCGATGTGGCGACGGTGGTCACGGAAGTCTTCAGCAAATATAGCAATATCCTGGGCCGCATAGGTGGCGCCTCGATGGCTGCGGTGTGTATCGATGTCGATCAAAAGACCATGCAGTTGCTGGTAGATGCATTGCAATACCGCCTTAACCAGGTATTGCTGCGCGCCTCGCGCCAGGTCAGCCTGGCTGCCGGTGCCCTGGTGTTTGGCCCGGCGCAAACGCGTGGTGACATTTTCTCCCGGGCTGACCTGGCGATAGAAGTCATGCGCCAGGCTGGTAATGGGCAGATCAGCCTGACCCTTATGGAAGACAGCGAAGCCGTCATCGCCGGTTCACATGGCTGGCGTACCCTGATCCACGATGCTCTGGCAGACCACCGCTGGGTTTTGTTTGCCCAGCCCGTCATGCGCCTGCAATTGCGCCAGCTTGTCCATCATGAAGTATTTTCGCGTTTGCTTGATACCCAGGGCAACCTGGTTCCGGCCAACCAGTTTTTACCCATGGCCCTGCGTCACCAGCTCATGCCCGAGATAGACCAGGCGGTAGTGACCCTGGTCATGGAAATGCTGCAAAAAAATCGCGGCACCTATAAAAATATCGCCATCAATGTGTCACTGCAATCGATGGAGAGCAAAGAGTTCTGTGAATGGTTGCAGGCGCGCCTCAAATATTCGCCAGAGCTGGCGGCCTTGCTGTCAGTGGAGATCAGTGAATTTGCCTGCGCCAGAGACCATGCCGTGACCAGGAAATTTGTCAGCGTCTTGCGTGATCTGGGTGTACGTTTTGGTGTCGATCATTTTGGCCTGGATCCGCATGCCCTGAACTTTATCCGCGAAGTGCCGCCAGACTATATCAAGCTAGATGGCGGCCTGGTGCAGGAAGTTGCCACGAATGACAATAGCCATGCCCACTTGCGCGCCATCGTCAAATTCGCGCAATCCCTGGGCATACCCCTGATAGCCCAGAATGTGGAAAGCGAAGCATCGCTGCAATTACTGATTGCAGATCAGGTCGAATGTGGACAGGGCTTTTATTTTGGCGCGCCAGAAAAGATAGTCATGGCTGAGGCAGGGTAA
- a CDS encoding transglutaminase-like cysteine peptidase, with protein sequence MRSKDAKIAASLFLLLGLMSPAVVSGLVDFSQGLIEHVHKRFGAEGPRRLTQMQIAINRIKATAGKDFAKNVARSVDGLYEMPVLRQVNDFYNRVPYFTDQEHWGVNDYWATPVEFIASWGGDCEDYAIAKYMTLKDLGIPAERLRITYVRATRIGETHMVLAYYPTPAAEPWILDNLVDEIQPGSARSDLVPVYSFNDEDLWLASGNTRKGGASTVRLWKELIEKMEKEKRM encoded by the coding sequence ATGCGCAGTAAGGATGCGAAAATCGCTGCCAGCCTGTTTTTACTGCTGGGCCTCATGAGCCCGGCAGTGGTATCTGGTTTGGTGGATTTTTCGCAAGGCCTGATTGAGCATGTGCACAAACGCTTTGGCGCTGAAGGGCCGCGTCGGCTGACACAAATGCAGATTGCCATCAACAGGATCAAAGCCACTGCAGGCAAGGACTTTGCCAAAAATGTAGCACGCTCTGTCGATGGGCTTTATGAAATGCCGGTCTTGCGGCAGGTGAATGATTTTTATAACCGCGTACCCTACTTCACTGATCAGGAACACTGGGGCGTCAATGATTATTGGGCGACCCCGGTAGAATTTATCGCATCCTGGGGTGGTGATTGTGAAGACTATGCGATTGCCAAGTACATGACGTTGAAAGACCTGGGTATACCGGCTGAACGCCTGCGTATTACCTATGTCAGGGCGACCCGCATAGGTGAGACGCACATGGTGCTGGCCTACTATCCAACGCCTGCCGCCGAGCCCTGGATACTCGACAATCTCGTCGATGAGATACAGCCGGGCTCAGCCCGCAGTGACCTGGTTCCTGTGTATAGCTTTAATGATGAAGACCTGTGGCTGGCCAGCGGCAATACCCGCAAGGGCGGCGCATCGACTGTGCGCCTGTGGAAGGAGTTGATAGAGAAAATGGAAAAAGAAAAACGCATGTGA